A genome region from Dickeya chrysanthemi NCPPB 402 includes the following:
- the glnK gene encoding P-II family nitrogen regulator: MKLVTVVIKPFKLEDVREALSSVGIQGLTVTEVKGFGRQKGHAELYRGAEYSVNFLPKVKIDIAIADDQLDEVIDVISKAAYTGKIGDGKIFVAELQRVIRIRTGETDEAAL; the protein is encoded by the coding sequence GTTACTGTGGTAATTAAGCCGTTCAAATTGGAAGACGTACGTGAAGCGCTGTCTTCTGTGGGCATCCAGGGGCTCACCGTCACTGAGGTGAAAGGGTTTGGGCGTCAGAAAGGACATGCAGAACTGTATCGCGGCGCAGAATACAGCGTTAACTTTTTACCGAAGGTGAAGATTGATATCGCGATCGCGGATGACCAATTAGATGAGGTGATCGACGTCATCAGCAAAGCTGCTTACACCGGTAAGATTGGCGACGGCAAAATTTTTGTCGCGGAGCTGCAGCGTGTCATCCGCATTCGCACCGGCGAAACTGACGAAGCCGCACTATAA